A genomic stretch from Vulpes lagopus strain Blue_001 chromosome 11, ASM1834538v1, whole genome shotgun sequence includes:
- the CBLL1 gene encoding E3 ubiquitin-protein ligase Hakai isoform X2, which yields MPAKAPPGDEEGFDYNEEERYDCKGGELFGNQRRFPGHLFWDFQINILGEKDDTPVHFCDKCGLPIKIYGRMIPCKHVFCYDCAILHEKKGDKMCPGCSDPVQRIEQCTRGSLFMCSIVQGCKRTYLSQRDLQAHINHRHMRAGKPVTRASLENVHPPIAPPPTEIPDRFLMPPDKHHMSHIPPKQHIMMPPPPLQHVPHEHYNQPHEDIRAPPAELSMAPPPPRSVSQETFRISTRKHSNLITVPIQDDSNSGAREPPPPAPAPAHHHPEYQGQPVVSHPHHIMPPQQHYAPPPPPPPPISHPMPHPPQAAGTPHLVYSQAPPPPMTSAPPPITPPPGHIIAQMPPYMNHPPPGPPPPQHGGPPVTAPPPHHYNPNSLPQFTEDQGTLSPPFTQPGGMSPGIWPAPRGPPPPPRMQGPPSQTPLPGPHHPDQTRYRPYYQ from the exons ATGCCTGCAAAGGCTCCACCTGGTGATGAAG aaGGATTTGATTATAATGAAGAAGAACGGTATGACTGTAAAGGGGGAGAACTGTTTGGAAATCAGCGAAGATTTCCTGGACACCTTTTTTGGGACTTCCAg ATAAACATCTTAGGTGAAAAGGATGATACGCCAGTTCATTTCTGTGACAAATGTGGATTGCCTATTAAAATCTATGGGCGAATG ATTCCATGCAAGCATGTTTTTTGCTATGACTGTGctattttacatgaaaaaaaaggagataagatGTGTCCAGG CTGTAGTGATCCTGTGCAGCGAATCGAGCAGTGTACACGAGGTTCTCTCTTCATGTGTAGCATTGTTCAAGGGTGCAAGAGAACATACTTGTCTCAGCGAGACTTACAGGCTCATATCAACCACCGCCATATGAGAGCTGGAAAACCTGTTACCCGTGCTTCACTTGAAAACGTTCATCCTCCTATTGCTCCACCACCAACTGAAATCCCCGATCGTTTTCTGATGCCGCCAGATAAGCACCACATGAGCCATATCCCGCCAAAGCAGCACATCATGATGCCGCCACCTCCTTTGCAACATGTGCCACACGAGCACTATAATCAGCCACATGAGGATATTCGTGCTCCTCCTGCAGAATTGTCCATGGCTCCTCCTCCACCTCGTTCGGTCAGTCAGGAAACCTTTCGTATTTCAACAAGAAAACACAGCAATTTAATAACTGTCCCTATTCAGGATGACTCAAATTCAGGTGCTAGAGAACCACCACCTCCTGCCCCAGCACCTGCTCACCACCATCCTGAATATCAGGGTCAACCAGTGGTATCGCACCCTCATCATATTATGCCTCCACAGCAACATTAtgcaccacccccacctcctccaccaccaaTAAGCCATCCaatgccacatcctccccaggcTGCAGGTACTCCTCACTTGGTTTATAGCCAAGCTCCACCTCCACCAATGACCTCTGCTCCACCACCAATAACCCCTCCCCCTGGACATATTATTGCCCAGATGCCACCTTATATGAATCATCCTCCTCCAGGACCTCCCCCACCTCAACATGGTGGTCCACCTGTAACTGCACCCCCTCCTCACCATTATAATCCCAACTCTTTACCCCAGTTCACTGAAGATCAAGGAACTCTGAGCCCTCCATTTACACAACCAGGGGGAATGAGTCCTGGTATCTGGCCTGCACCGAGagggccacctcctcctccacgaATGCAGGGTCCGCCTTCTCAAACCCCACTTCCTGGACCACATCATCCAGATCAGACAAGATATAGACCGTATTACCAATGA
- the CBLL1 gene encoding E3 ubiquitin-protein ligase Hakai isoform X1: MDHTDNELQGTNSSGSLGGLDVRRRIPIKLISKQGNKTKTAPRTPRTINRMPAKAPPGDEEGFDYNEEERYDCKGGELFGNQRRFPGHLFWDFQINILGEKDDTPVHFCDKCGLPIKIYGRMIPCKHVFCYDCAILHEKKGDKMCPGCSDPVQRIEQCTRGSLFMCSIVQGCKRTYLSQRDLQAHINHRHMRAGKPVTRASLENVHPPIAPPPTEIPDRFLMPPDKHHMSHIPPKQHIMMPPPPLQHVPHEHYNQPHEDIRAPPAELSMAPPPPRSVSQETFRISTRKHSNLITVPIQDDSNSGAREPPPPAPAPAHHHPEYQGQPVVSHPHHIMPPQQHYAPPPPPPPPISHPMPHPPQAAGTPHLVYSQAPPPPMTSAPPPITPPPGHIIAQMPPYMNHPPPGPPPPQHGGPPVTAPPPHHYNPNSLPQFTEDQGTLSPPFTQPGGMSPGIWPAPRGPPPPPRMQGPPSQTPLPGPHHPDQTRYRPYYQ; the protein is encoded by the exons ACAATGAGTTACAAGGCACTAATAGTTCTGGATCATTGGGTGGTCTTGATGTTCGAAGACGAATTCCTATAAAGCTCATCTCCAAACAAGGGAACAAAACCAAAACTGCGCCTCGAACTCCAAGGACTATAAACAGGATGCCTGCAAAGGCTCCACCTGGTGATGAAG aaGGATTTGATTATAATGAAGAAGAACGGTATGACTGTAAAGGGGGAGAACTGTTTGGAAATCAGCGAAGATTTCCTGGACACCTTTTTTGGGACTTCCAg ATAAACATCTTAGGTGAAAAGGATGATACGCCAGTTCATTTCTGTGACAAATGTGGATTGCCTATTAAAATCTATGGGCGAATG ATTCCATGCAAGCATGTTTTTTGCTATGACTGTGctattttacatgaaaaaaaaggagataagatGTGTCCAGG CTGTAGTGATCCTGTGCAGCGAATCGAGCAGTGTACACGAGGTTCTCTCTTCATGTGTAGCATTGTTCAAGGGTGCAAGAGAACATACTTGTCTCAGCGAGACTTACAGGCTCATATCAACCACCGCCATATGAGAGCTGGAAAACCTGTTACCCGTGCTTCACTTGAAAACGTTCATCCTCCTATTGCTCCACCACCAACTGAAATCCCCGATCGTTTTCTGATGCCGCCAGATAAGCACCACATGAGCCATATCCCGCCAAAGCAGCACATCATGATGCCGCCACCTCCTTTGCAACATGTGCCACACGAGCACTATAATCAGCCACATGAGGATATTCGTGCTCCTCCTGCAGAATTGTCCATGGCTCCTCCTCCACCTCGTTCGGTCAGTCAGGAAACCTTTCGTATTTCAACAAGAAAACACAGCAATTTAATAACTGTCCCTATTCAGGATGACTCAAATTCAGGTGCTAGAGAACCACCACCTCCTGCCCCAGCACCTGCTCACCACCATCCTGAATATCAGGGTCAACCAGTGGTATCGCACCCTCATCATATTATGCCTCCACAGCAACATTAtgcaccacccccacctcctccaccaccaaTAAGCCATCCaatgccacatcctccccaggcTGCAGGTACTCCTCACTTGGTTTATAGCCAAGCTCCACCTCCACCAATGACCTCTGCTCCACCACCAATAACCCCTCCCCCTGGACATATTATTGCCCAGATGCCACCTTATATGAATCATCCTCCTCCAGGACCTCCCCCACCTCAACATGGTGGTCCACCTGTAACTGCACCCCCTCCTCACCATTATAATCCCAACTCTTTACCCCAGTTCACTGAAGATCAAGGAACTCTGAGCCCTCCATTTACACAACCAGGGGGAATGAGTCCTGGTATCTGGCCTGCACCGAGagggccacctcctcctccacgaATGCAGGGTCCGCCTTCTCAAACCCCACTTCCTGGACCACATCATCCAGATCAGACAAGATATAGACCGTATTACCAATGA